One part of the Caldisericia bacterium genome encodes these proteins:
- a CDS encoding bifunctional phosphoglucose/phosphomannose isomerase, with protein sequence MFDLFFKFPLDFKLSRSLTLEKKIDFNLIKDVENIVISGMGGSGFTGDFIYYLFKDYIKIPIIINKDYKLPKFISNKTLLFLISYSGNTEETLSNFYEGEKKGAKIISITSNGELFELSEKRYLTYKIPSSYPPRMAFPYLFYPVYFILKLFLEEDLGEDEFFDKINSLYEKFKENDNEGDRISDLIKEKIPIIYSSNSLTPVALRWKQEINENSKYISYNLSFPELNHNESVFWDCKEFKDKLIFIILRDQLDISQMKKRIDISVELLKKRGWNVLEFLSFGEKPLFNLYSLIPLGDYISIKLALLKGIEPLPVKIIDELKRKLKE encoded by the coding sequence TTATCAAGAAGTTTAACGCTTGAAAAGAAAATAGATTTTAATCTGATAAAAGATGTTGAGAATATAGTTATATCTGGAATGGGTGGCTCTGGTTTTACAGGAGATTTTATTTACTATCTTTTCAAAGATTATATTAAGATACCAATCATAATAAACAAAGATTATAAACTTCCTAAATTTATATCAAACAAAACACTTCTTTTTTTGATATCTTATTCAGGAAATACAGAAGAAACTCTTTCAAATTTTTATGAAGGAGAAAAAAAGGGAGCAAAAATTATTTCTATTACTTCTAATGGTGAACTTTTTGAACTATCAGAAAAAAGATATTTGACCTATAAAATTCCATCATCATATCCACCTAGAATGGCTTTTCCATATTTGTTTTATCCAGTTTATTTTATTCTTAAACTATTTTTAGAAGAAGATCTTGGTGAAGATGAATTTTTTGATAAAATAAATTCTCTTTATGAAAAATTTAAAGAAAATGATAATGAAGGTGATAGAATTTCAGATTTGATTAAAGAAAAAATACCTATTATTTACTCTTCAAATTCTTTAACACCTGTTGCATTAAGATGGAAACAAGAAATTAACGAGAATTCAAAATATATTTCATATAATTTATCTTTCCCAGAATTAAATCATAATGAATCTGTTTTTTGGGATTGTAAAGAATTTAAAGATAAATTAATTTTTATAATTTTAAGAGATCAATTAGATATATCTCAAATGAAAAAGAGGATAGATATATCAGTTGAATTACTTAAAAAAAGAGGATGGAATGTTTTAGAATTTTTATCTTTTGGTGAAAAGCCACTTTTTAATTTATATTCTTTAATTCCATTAGGAGATTATATTTCAATTAAATTAGCATTATTAAAAGGGATTGAACCTCTCCCTGTAAAAATAATAGATGAATTAAAAAGAAAATTAAAAGAGTAG
- a CDS encoding glycerate kinase — MKKIDNLSEIVLNGKGKFRKLRLDALKSIEYILEKIDPENKVKECLIKNGNKLKILFEDIDLKNFNRNFLISFGKAAIKMTKGVLSKLDIYKGIVVSNIDYSNFPRNIEYIKGDHPYPSENSIYAGKKLIKFSKEIQENDLVLIMISGGGSSLVEHSLISLNDLIELTKLMLKTGLSIEEINTIRKHISEIKGGKLLKYLKGKVYSLIISDVIGDDLSVIASGPTYFDNSTFLDALNILKKYDLINKVPVSVVEIINKGIRNEIEETLKEKDFPKERVKNFIISSNYEACKNLIEFFYSKGYSTLYLGSRIQGDIKEVSKVIGGIILDIYENKINIKKPAALIFGGETTVFVKGFGKGGRNQELSLIISKYIKNKDILFLSFGTDGIDGVTDAAGAIVDGDTLNRGELLNLDYNKFLENNDSYNFFKNLNDLIITGSTGNNVMDIGIALIL, encoded by the coding sequence ATGAAAAAAATAGATAATCTTAGTGAAATTGTTTTGAATGGCAAAGGAAAATTTAGAAAATTAAGATTAGATGCGTTAAAATCAATTGAATATATATTAGAAAAAATTGATCCTGAAAATAAAGTGAAAGAGTGTTTAATAAAAAATGGTAATAAATTAAAAATTTTGTTTGAAGATATAGATTTAAAAAATTTTAATAGAAATTTTTTAATTTCTTTCGGTAAAGCAGCAATTAAGATGACAAAAGGAGTTTTATCTAAATTGGATATATATAAAGGAATAGTTGTTAGTAATATTGACTATTCAAATTTTCCAAGAAATATTGAATATATAAAAGGAGATCATCCATATCCAAGTGAAAATAGTATTTATGCTGGGAAAAAATTAATAAAATTTTCAAAAGAAATTCAAGAAAATGATTTAGTTTTAATTATGATTTCAGGTGGTGGGTCTTCTCTTGTTGAACATTCTTTAATCTCTTTAAATGATTTAATAGAATTAACAAAATTAATGTTAAAAACAGGGCTTTCAATTGAAGAGATTAATACTATTAGAAAGCACATTTCAGAAATAAAGGGAGGAAAATTATTAAAATACTTAAAAGGAAAGGTTTATTCATTAATAATTTCAGATGTAATAGGAGATGACTTGAGTGTTATTGCATCTGGTCCAACATATTTTGATAATTCAACCTTTTTAGATGCATTAAATATTCTAAAAAAATATGATTTAATTAATAAAGTTCCAGTAAGTGTTGTTGAAATTATAAATAAAGGAATTAGAAATGAAATCGAAGAAACTTTAAAAGAAAAGGATTTTCCAAAAGAGAGAGTTAAAAATTTTATTATTTCTTCAAATTATGAAGCATGTAAAAATTTAATTGAATTTTTTTATAGTAAAGGATATTCAACTTTATATTTAGGTTCAAGAATTCAGGGAGATATTAAAGAAGTAAGCAAGGTTATTGGTGGAATTATTCTTGATATTTATGAAAATAAAATTAATATTAAAAAACCAGCTGCGTTAATTTTTGGTGGTGAAACAACTGTTTTTGTAAAAGGATTTGGAAAAGGGGGGAGAAATCAAGAATTATCTCTCATAATTTCAAAATATATAAAAAATAAAGATATTTTATTTTTATCTTTTGGCACAGATGGAATTGATGGGGTAACAGATGCAGCAGGAGCAATTGTTGATGGTGATACATTAAATAGAGGAGAATTATTGAATCTCGATTATAATAAATTTTTAGAAAATAATGATTCATACAATTTTTTTAAAAATCTAAATGATTTAATAATTACAGGATCAACAGGAAATAATGTAATGGATATCGGGATTGCATTAATTTTATAA
- a CDS encoding carcinine hydrolase/isopenicillin-N N-acyltransferase family protein, translating to MCDTFVILGKRTLSGFTIFGKNSDRDPNEVQIFTLINNRGISKENIKTTYIEIEPYEVKFRIFLSKPTWLWGGEMGINECGVSIGNEAVFTKIKYKDIGLTGMDMIRIALETSGTSFEAVQKIIELNEKYGQGGNCGYEKKIKYHNSFLISDSKDAYVLELVDKYYAYKKIDEYYNISNKLSIGKDFDGIHPDLKNGINFEKYFSNKLYTILSGAIEREKRGKYLLEKEKKHSRETFIKILSDRGTKKIASMKNICMNAGGGLISSQTTSSMIVEYGKKNIIWFTMSPNPEISLFKPTFFTDDNPLDYKNEKKLIKIWKLNNLFFRKYIENFEENELKIRSLKYEYQNKIFELLKDIDLEKLKDYELNKITEKSMEFENEYRERGIKEMETTKKKKYFYFTNYWDKENKKLIQKENDLDLKNLYKKLLF from the coding sequence ATGTGTGATACATTTGTCATTTTAGGAAAGAGAACTTTAAGTGGCTTTACAATTTTTGGAAAAAACTCAGATAGAGACCCAAATGAAGTACAAATCTTTACACTTATAAATAATAGAGGAATTTCAAAGGAAAATATTAAAACAACTTATATTGAAATTGAACCATATGAAGTAAAATTTAGAATTTTTCTTTCAAAGCCAACTTGGCTTTGGGGCGGAGAGATGGGAATAAATGAATGTGGAGTTTCAATTGGTAATGAAGCAGTGTTTACAAAGATAAAATATAAAGATATTGGACTTACTGGTATGGATATGATAAGAATTGCTCTTGAAACAAGTGGAACTTCTTTTGAGGCTGTTCAGAAAATCATTGAATTGAATGAAAAATATGGACAAGGTGGAAATTGTGGTTATGAAAAGAAAATTAAATATCATAATTCTTTTTTAATTTCAGATTCAAAAGATGCATATGTTCTTGAACTTGTTGATAAATATTACGCTTATAAAAAAATTGATGAATATTATAATATTAGCAATAAATTATCAATAGGTAAGGATTTTGATGGAATACATCCAGATTTAAAAAATGGTATAAATTTTGAAAAGTACTTTTCAAATAAGCTTTATACAATTTTAAGTGGTGCTATAGAAAGAGAAAAAAGAGGAAAATATCTTTTAGAAAAAGAAAAAAAACATTCAAGAGAAACTTTTATAAAAATTCTTTCTGATAGAGGAACAAAAAAGATTGCATCAATGAAAAATATATGTATGAATGCTGGAGGAGGTTTAATTTCAAGCCAGACAACATCTTCAATGATAGTTGAATATGGAAAGAAAAACATAATTTGGTTTACAATGAGCCCAAATCCAGAAATTTCACTTTTTAAACCAACTTTCTTTACAGATGACAATCCTCTTGATTATAAAAACGAAAAAAAATTAATTAAAATTTGGAAATTAAATAATTTATTTTTTAGAAAATATATTGAAAATTTTGAAGAAAATGAGTTAAAAATAAGATCTCTGAAATATGAGTATCAGAATAAAATATTTGAATTGCTTAAAGATATAGATTTAGAAAAATTAAAAGATTATGAGTTAAATAAAATAACAGAAAAAAGTATGGAATTTGAAAATGAATATAGAGAAAGAGGAATAAAGGAAATGGAAACCACAAAAAAGAAGAAATATTTCTATTTTACAAATTATTGGGATAAAGAAAATAAAAAATTAATTCAAAAAGAAAATGATTTGGATTTAAAAAATTTATATAAAAAACTACTCTTTTAA
- a CDS encoding stalk domain-containing protein, which produces MRKILLVLIILLLILIFVIREIQTSFSQDNISVFGYGPLNKNFYTVRDIKYFNEKFFVLDSMHFRVLIFDRNFNLLLSFGGFGDSLNTFLNPSSLLVDEDFIYVCDLNSGKVKVFRHNGEFAGFFIEYPKMLPTSIAMDSNFNLWITDRRDDTVKVFSIDNELKMIIGKSGSGKKEFKAPLDIITYEDKVYVLDSGNSRVQVFNLNGNYLYDFGTPGLDDGKLYSPTSFTFDKNGNLWIVEKSNGRIQIFNKNGEFIKKVKDNFGKLECIEKFENYMILYNSQDEKIYILDLEGNVINKIGDDIKSPVYFPQSIAMLRDGTLVVANSGTSTISLFDKNGKFIKSFSSFGAAPGKIQYPLGIAVNSKDEIFVLDTGSHVVEVYDKDGKYLWSFGRMGGADGEFMYPLSIAIGSDNWSYVTDFNARVQVFDENGKFKFKFGGIGSGDGQFTKTSSLTLDKYGISGYGPRGITVLDDVYRIYVCDTFGNRVHIFDKSGKFIKSFGKEILSYPVSIARYSENELVVLNEGGRLDFFTFDGVYTRSFGEQGGPFLRFITQNFDENFYKKDIGKFLKPEGILVKDRTIYITDTFNHRIQVIKFSQIELNQNKFDFGEIEKGEILKFKFTIQGKGILVSPEYIKLDKYQFDGKEEIEGLIDTSIFNEGDKIIDKIKIYSFDDYKEIEIKFSIKKDTIPPEIIFNIENNLITNKIEFFIEGKTEIGARILLDGKDVELNEDGSFKVFVKLNEGENNFKFTAIDKAGNRKDTLIKIIRDTTPPTLTLNVPSIYKVTTQTFTVSGRTEGDAKVFINGVEVKLREDGTFFKDFPLTPGYNKFEIKAVDLAGNEIRATRVVYRIEKKEIFLFIGKITSFVNGKEIKLDTAPFIRNGRTYVPLRFISESIGGTVIWDGNEKKVMITLYDTSLTMWVNKLNYYVNSVLFMMDSPPLLLPPGRVFVPIRVVSESLGASVLWDEKEKKITILYPK; this is translated from the coding sequence ATGAGAAAAATATTATTAGTTTTAATTATTCTATTATTAATACTAATTTTTGTGATAAGAGAAATTCAAACCTCATTTTCACAAGATAATATAAGTGTTTTTGGGTATGGACCTCTTAATAAAAATTTTTATACAGTTAGAGATATAAAATATTTCAATGAGAAATTTTTTGTTCTTGATTCAATGCATTTTAGAGTACTAATTTTTGATAGAAATTTCAATCTTCTACTTAGTTTTGGTGGTTTTGGAGACTCATTAAATACATTTCTTAATCCATCTTCTCTTTTAGTTGATGAAGATTTTATATATGTATGCGATCTTAATTCAGGTAAAGTAAAAGTTTTTAGACATAATGGTGAATTTGCTGGTTTCTTTATTGAATATCCTAAAATGTTACCAACATCAATTGCGATGGATTCAAATTTTAACCTCTGGATAACAGATAGAAGAGATGATACAGTTAAAGTTTTTTCAATTGATAACGAATTGAAAATGATTATAGGTAAGAGCGGAAGTGGTAAAAAAGAGTTTAAAGCACCTCTAGATATTATAACTTATGAAGATAAAGTTTATGTTCTCGATTCTGGAAATTCAAGGGTTCAAGTTTTTAATCTTAATGGAAATTATCTTTATGATTTTGGAACACCGGGTCTAGATGATGGTAAACTCTATTCTCCAACCTCTTTTACATTTGACAAAAATGGAAATTTGTGGATTGTTGAAAAATCTAATGGAAGAATTCAAATTTTTAATAAAAACGGAGAATTCATTAAAAAAGTTAAAGATAATTTTGGAAAACTTGAATGTATTGAGAAATTTGAAAATTATATGATTTTATATAATTCTCAGGATGAAAAAATTTATATCCTTGATTTAGAAGGAAATGTAATAAATAAAATAGGAGATGATATCAAATCTCCTGTTTATTTTCCTCAAAGTATCGCTATGCTAAGAGATGGAACTCTTGTTGTTGCAAATTCTGGAACATCAACAATTTCACTTTTTGATAAAAATGGAAAATTTATAAAATCTTTTTCCTCTTTTGGTGCAGCACCTGGGAAAATTCAATATCCATTAGGTATTGCGGTAAATAGTAAAGATGAAATTTTTGTTTTAGATACAGGAAGTCATGTTGTTGAAGTATATGATAAAGATGGTAAATATTTATGGTCATTTGGAAGAATGGGTGGAGCAGATGGAGAGTTTATGTATCCTCTTTCAATTGCAATTGGGAGTGATAATTGGTCTTATGTAACAGATTTTAACGCAAGGGTTCAAGTTTTTGATGAAAATGGTAAATTTAAATTTAAATTTGGAGGAATTGGATCAGGCGATGGTCAATTTACAAAAACCTCCTCTTTAACTCTTGATAAATATGGTATATCTGGATATGGTCCAAGAGGAATAACTGTTCTTGATGATGTTTATAGAATTTATGTTTGTGATACTTTTGGAAACAGAGTCCATATTTTTGATAAAAGCGGAAAATTTATAAAGAGTTTTGGAAAAGAAATTTTATCTTATCCTGTCTCTATCGCAAGATATAGTGAAAATGAATTGGTTGTTTTAAATGAAGGAGGTAGACTGGATTTCTTTACTTTTGACGGTGTTTATACTAGATCATTTGGAGAGCAAGGAGGTCCTTTTTTAAGATTTATAACACAAAATTTTGATGAGAATTTTTATAAAAAAGATATAGGAAAATTTTTAAAACCAGAAGGAATTTTAGTTAAAGATAGAACTATTTATATTACTGATACATTTAATCATAGAATTCAAGTAATCAAATTTTCTCAAATTGAATTAAATCAAAATAAATTCGATTTTGGAGAAATTGAAAAAGGAGAGATATTAAAATTCAAATTTACAATCCAAGGTAAGGGGATATTGGTTTCTCCAGAATATATAAAACTTGATAAATATCAATTCGATGGAAAAGAAGAAATTGAAGGATTAATAGACACTTCTATTTTTAATGAAGGTGATAAAATTATTGATAAAATAAAAATTTACTCATTTGATGATTATAAAGAAATAGAGATTAAATTTTCAATTAAAAAAGACACTATTCCGCCAGAAATTATTTTTAATATTGAAAATAATTTAATTACAAATAAAATAGAATTTTTTATTGAAGGAAAAACAGAAATTGGTGCAAGAATTTTATTAGATGGAAAAGATGTAGAATTAAATGAGGATGGTTCATTTAAAGTTTTTGTTAAATTAAACGAAGGAGAAAATAATTTTAAATTTACTGCAATTGATAAGGCTGGAAATAGAAAAGATACCTTGATAAAAATAATAAGAGATACAACTCCTCCAACTTTAACGCTTAATGTTCCTTCTATATATAAAGTAACAACTCAAACTTTTACAGTTTCAGGTAGAACTGAGGGAGATGCAAAAGTTTTTATAAATGGAGTTGAAGTAAAGCTTAGAGAAGATGGCACTTTCTTTAAAGATTTTCCATTAACACCTGGTTATAACAAATTTGAAATTAAAGCAGTCGATTTAGCAGGAAATGAGATAAGAGCAACAAGAGTAGTTTATAGAATTGAAAAGAAAGAAATTTTTCTTTTTATAGGAAAGATAACTTCTTTTGTTAATGGAAAAGAAATTAAACTTGATACAGCACCATTTATAAGAAATGGAAGAACCTATGTTCCTTTAAGATTCATTTCAGAATCAATTGGTGGTACAGTTATTTGGGATGGAAATGAAAAAAAGGTTATGATAACTCTATATGACACCTCTTTAACAATGTGGGTTAATAAATTAAATTATTATGTAAATTCAGTTCTATTTATGATGGACTCACCTCCACTTTTACTTCCTCCTGGAAGAGTTTTTGTCCCGATTAGAGTTGTTTCAGAATCTCTTGGTGCAAGTGTTTTGTGGGATGAAAAAGAAAAGAAAATTACAATTTTATATCCCAAATAA
- a CDS encoding polysaccharide pyruvyl transferase family protein, with the protein MEKILLGGYFGFENIGDDAILLSEISFLKKEGFKPIILTNKGRSIFNEEAIDRYNFFKIFKIKNEFKFFILGGGGLFQDKTSFRSLAYYIFLIKYMKLLGKKVILLNVGIGPIIRNISKKLLYNVLKNCDLIFLRDSYSFEFFKNLNNKFLSSDSTFYFDIDEVEKENKIGISIRYFDKLDLNKIENFLKIIIKKVNLEVEFIVFSKEEIEIARKLNLNYFYSNDPIKIIERIGKLKFLIGTRYHSIIFSILTETPFIALVYDIKVKNIVKEIGLNNLIFPEDELETWSTIFSENFKKLEDLKNILKEKKRELKERLNFSFKKTVEFIKNDYF; encoded by the coding sequence ATGGAAAAAATCCTTTTAGGTGGGTATTTTGGTTTCGAAAACATTGGTGATGATGCAATTTTACTTTCAGAAATTTCTTTTTTAAAAAAAGAGGGTTTTAAACCTATAATATTGACAAATAAAGGAAGATCAATTTTTAATGAAGAAGCAATAGATAGATATAATTTTTTCAAAATTTTTAAAATTAAAAATGAGTTTAAATTTTTTATTCTTGGCGGAGGAGGTCTTTTTCAAGATAAAACAAGTTTTAGAAGTTTAGCTTATTACATATTTTTAATTAAATATATGAAACTTTTAGGTAAAAAAGTTATTCTTTTAAATGTAGGCATTGGGCCTATTATAAGAAATATCTCTAAAAAACTATTATATAATGTGTTAAAAAATTGTGATCTTATTTTTTTAAGAGATTCATATTCATTTGAATTTTTTAAAAATTTAAATAATAAATTTTTAAGTAGTGATTCTACTTTTTATTTTGATATTGATGAAGTTGAAAAGGAAAATAAAATAGGTATTTCTATAAGATATTTTGATAAATTAGATTTAAATAAAATTGAAAATTTCTTAAAAATCATAATAAAAAAAGTTAATCTTGAAGTTGAATTTATTGTCTTTTCAAAAGAGGAAATTGAAATAGCAAGAAAACTAAATTTAAATTATTTTTATTCTAATGATCCTATTAAAATAATTGAAAGAATTGGTAAATTGAAATTTTTAATAGGAACAAGATATCACTCAATTATATTTTCAATTTTAACAGAAACTCCTTTTATTGCTTTAGTATATGATATTAAAGTTAAAAACATAGTTAAAGAAATTGGGTTAAATAATTTAATTTTCCCTGAAGATGAATTAGAAACTTGGAGTACTATTTTTTCTGAAAATTTTAAAAAATTAGAAGATTTAAAAAATATTTTAAAGGAGAAAAAGAGAGAATTAAAAGAAAGATTAAATTTTTCATTTAAGAAAACAGTTGAATTTATTAAAAATGATTATTTTTAA
- a CDS encoding YbhB/YbcL family Raf kinase inhibitor-like protein, whose protein sequence is MKKYLLLTIILIIILFGCSKKAQKEYIKIFLTSGVIKENNLIPKDYTCEGKDISPQLEWSNVPNGTVSFCLIMDDPDAPGGVFTHWIIFNIPSTYKSLPENFPKIPEFENGIKQGKNDFNKIGYNGPCPPIGSTHQYRFTIYAIDKMLNLESGVKVEEVMKEIENHILGKGEFVCIFSR, encoded by the coding sequence ATGAAAAAATATCTTTTATTAACAATTATTTTAATAATAATTTTATTTGGATGCTCTAAAAAAGCTCAAAAGGAGTACATAAAAATTTTTTTAACAAGTGGAGTTATAAAAGAAAATAATTTAATACCAAAAGATTATACATGTGAAGGTAAAGATATTTCGCCTCAATTAGAATGGAGTAATGTTCCAAATGGAACTGTGTCATTCTGCTTAATTATGGATGATCCAGATGCTCCTGGTGGAGTTTTTACTCACTGGATAATATTTAATATCCCATCCACTTATAAATCTTTACCAGAAAATTTTCCAAAAATACCTGAATTTGAAAATGGAATAAAACAAGGAAAAAATGATTTTAATAAAATTGGATATAATGGACCTTGTCCACCAATCGGTTCAACTCATCAATATAGATTTACAATTTATGCTATAGATAAAATGTTAAATTTAGAAAGTGGCGTTAAAGTAGAAGAAGTGATGAAAGAAATTGAAAATCATATCTTGGGGAAGGGAGAATTCGTTTGTATATTTTCTCGTTAA
- the ndk gene encoding nucleoside-diphosphate kinase, with protein sequence MERTLLILKPDAFKRGLVGEIIKRIEMKGFKIVNMKFEILSKNKAEKLYKIHKEKDFFESLIKFMTSGPILAIEVEGENAILIMRKLIGATKPEDREMGSIRGDLALGLTENLVHASDSKENFEYEREVIFGRE encoded by the coding sequence ATGGAAAGAACACTTTTAATTTTAAAACCAGATGCTTTTAAGAGAGGTCTTGTTGGTGAAATAATTAAGAGAATTGAAATGAAAGGTTTCAAAATTGTTAATATGAAATTTGAAATTCTTTCAAAAAATAAAGCTGAAAAACTATATAAAATTCACAAAGAAAAAGATTTTTTTGAAAGTTTGATAAAATTTATGACCTCTGGTCCTATACTTGCAATTGAGGTAGAAGGTGAAAATGCTATATTAATTATGAGAAAACTTATTGGAGCCACAAAACCAGAAGATAGGGAAATGGGGTCAATTAGAGGTGATTTGGCACTTGGACTTACTGAAAATTTGGTTCACGCATCAGATTCAAAAGAAAATTTTGAATATGAAAGAGAGGTTATCTTTGGGAGAGAATGA